Proteins encoded by one window of Panicum virgatum strain AP13 chromosome 7N, P.virgatum_v5, whole genome shotgun sequence:
- the LOC120682273 gene encoding NADH dehydrogenase [ubiquinone] 1 alpha subcomplex subunit 2-like, with translation MAWRGTLSRSVKEIRVLFCQSSPASAAAREFVKKNYGDIKSRNPSLPFLVRECSGVQPQLWARYEMGVERCVNLDGLTEPQIDKKLEELAKAGESAKAK, from the exons atggcgtggcgtGGCACCCTGTCCCGGAGCGTGAAGGAGATCCGCGTCCTATTCTGCCAGTCTTccccggccagcgccgccgccag GGAGTTCGTGAAGAAGAACTACGGGGACATCAAGTCGCGCAACCCATCCCTCCCCTTCCTCGTGCGCGAGTGCTCCGGCGTCCAGCCCCAGCTCTGGGCGCGATACG AAATGGGTGTGGAGAGATGTGTGAACTTGGATGGCCTGACGGAACCGCAGATTGATAAGAAGCTCGAGGAACTTGCCAAGGCTGGAGAATCTGCCAAAGCCAAGTAA
- the LOC120680722 gene encoding 4-coumarate--CoA ligase-like 9, whose protein sequence is MTQPNLTSTPLALTPHKNCVTAASRMPSPSSRQPRPPLLLSTNAKAAPFLLLATALATTNTRQPTSSSLQLRMGDAAIAAVREEEHIFRSRFPPVAVPDDVTVPEFVLAGAEAYADKVALVEAGPGGRSYTYGEVCRDVARFARALRSVGVRKGHVVVVALPNLAVYPVVSLGIMSAGAVFSGVNPRAVAAEIRKQVEDSEAKLVVANEVAYEKVKGAGVPVIGVGDVERMPGAISWDELLAAADRTGAPVVALDPVQQSDLCALPYSSGTTGVSKGVMLSHRNLVSNLCTSMFAVGQELLGQVVTLGLMPFFHIYGITGICCSTLRHKGTVVVMDRFDLRTFLGALVAHRVMFAPLVPPVMLAMVKSPVADEFDLSGLALRSVMTAAAPLAPDLLAAFQNKFPGVQVEEAYGLTEHSCITLTHAGSGDPHKGPVQIAKKNSVGFILPNLEVKFIDPDTGRSLPKNTPGEVCVRSQAVMQGYYRQKEETERTIDGKGWLHTGDVGYIDDDGDVFIVDRIKELIKYKGFQVAPAELEAILLSHPSVEDAAVFGLPDEEAGEVPASCVVRRRGAAESEADMMAYVAARVASYKKLRVLRFVDAIPKSVSGKILRRQLRDEFVKNAKTAAA, encoded by the exons ATGACCCAACCGAACCTCACCAGCACACCACTTGCCCTGACACCACACAAGAATTGTGTCACCGCCGCGAGCCGCATGCCTTCACCTTCCTCCCGCCAGCCAAGACCTCCTCTCCTGCTCTCTACAAATGCCAAGGCCGCGCCCTTCCTCCTGCTCGCCACCGCACTCGCCACCACCAACACCCGACAACCCACCAGCAGCAGCCTGCAGCTTAGGATGGGCGACGCGGCCATCGCCGCCGTTCGTGAGGAGGAGCACATCTTCCGGAGCCGGTTCCCGCCGGTGGCCGTGCCGGACGACGTCACGGTGCCCGAGTTCGTGCTAGCGGGCGCCGAGGCGTACGCCGACAAGGTGGCGCTCGTGGAGGCCGGGCCGGGGGGCCGGTCCTACACCTACGGCGAGGTGTGCCGGGACGTGGCGCGGTTCGCGCGGGCGCTGCGGTCGGTGGGCGTGCGCAAGGGCCACGTCGTGGTGGTGGCGCTCCCGAACCTCGCCGTGTACCCGGTGGTGTCGCTCGGGATCATGTCCGCGGGCGCGGTCTTCTCCGGCGTGAacccgcgcgccgtcgccgcggagATCAGGAAGCAGGTGGAGGACTCGGAGGCCAAGCTCGTGGTCGCCAACGAGGTGGCCTACGAAAAGGTGAAGGGCGCGGGCGTGCCGGTGATCGGCGTCGGCGACGTCGAGCGCATGCCCGGCGCGATCAGCTGGGacgagctcctcgccgccgcggaccgcACGGGCGCGCCGGTGGTGGCGCTGGACCCCGTGCAGCAGTCGGACCTGTGCGCGCTGCCCTACTCTTCGGGCACCACGGGGGTCTCCAAGGGCGTGATGCTGAGCCACCGGAACCTGGTGTCCAACCTCTGCACCTCCATGTTCGCCGTCGGGCAGGAGCTGCTCGGGCAGGTCGTCACGCTGGGCCTCATGCCCTTCTTCCACATCTACGGCATCACCGGCATCTGCTGCTCGACGCTGCGGCACAAGGGCACGGTGGTGGTCATGGACCGCTTCGACCTGCGCACCTTCCTGGGCGCGCTGGTGGCGCACCGCGTCATGTTCGCGCCGCTGGTGCCGCCCGTGATGCTGGCCATGGTGAAGAGCCCCGTCGCCGACGAGTTCGACCTCTCCGGCCTCGCCCTCCGGTCCGTCatgaccgccgccgcgccgctggccCCGGACCTCCTCGCCGCGTTCCAGAACAAGTTCCCGGGGGTGCAGGTGGAGGAGGCGTACGGGCTGACTGAGCACAGCTGCATCACGCTGACGcacgccggcagcggcgaccCGCACAAGGGCCCCGTCCAGATCGCCAAGAAGAACTCGGTCGGGTTCATCCTGCCCAACCTGGAGGTGAAGTTCATCGACCCGGACACGGGCCGGTCCCTGCCCAAGAACACGCCCGGGGAGGTCTGCGTCCGAAGCCAGGCCGTGATGCAGGGCTACTACAGGCAGAAGGAGGAGACGGAGCGCACCATCGACGGCAAGGGGTGGCTCCACACCGGCGACGTCGGGTAcatcgacgacgacggcgacgtcttCATCGTGGACCGGATCAAGGAGCTCATCAAGTACAAGGGCTTCCAG GTTGCTCCTGCCGAGCTGGAGGCCATTCTCCTGTCCCACCCGTCGGTGGAAGACGCGGCCGTCTTTGG GCTGCCGGACGAGGAGGCCGGCGAGGTCCCGGCGTCGtgcgtggtgcggcggcgcggcgcggcggagagcGAGGCTGACATGATGGCGTAcgtggcggcgcgcgtggcGTCGTACAAGAAGCTCCGGGTGCTGCGGTTCGTGGACGCCATCCCCAAGTCGGTGTCCGGCAAGATCCTGCGGAGGCAGCTCCGGGACGAGTTCGTCAAGAACGCCAAGACGGCCGCGGCGTAG